A part of Streptomyces sp. NBC_01235 genomic DNA contains:
- a CDS encoding alpha-E domain-containing protein, translating into MNDVILSRIAEALTWTGRYVERADATARILDAYLHRMLEDPWRDEDVACRSLYAILGVDAGSDAVDMQQVLDQLAFDSRSTCSIEGALGAARLNARSAREAVSSAMWECLNATWHALAEQRRAARRTGPYGYLELVRSRAALFFGLADSTMSRDDSWRFVVLGRSLERVDMTVRLLSVRVLDAAHAPDWPTLLSASGADEAYARVYGGFGDTPRVAEFLLLDRDFPRSALHALTTAEECLSALGRPRQDPARRPIGRLRTRLEYLDTHALEEQLPLLLRDLQTACMASAEAVAERFFPYQGPVVWAQEGA; encoded by the coding sequence GTGAACGACGTGATCCTCTCCCGCATTGCGGAAGCGCTGACCTGGACCGGCCGCTACGTCGAACGGGCCGACGCCACCGCGCGCATCCTCGACGCCTACCTGCACCGCATGCTGGAGGACCCCTGGCGCGACGAGGACGTGGCCTGCCGGTCGCTGTACGCGATCCTCGGCGTCGACGCGGGTTCCGACGCCGTCGACATGCAGCAGGTCCTGGACCAACTGGCTTTCGACTCCCGCTCCACCTGCTCGATCGAGGGCGCGCTGGGCGCCGCCCGGCTGAACGCCAGGAGTGCCCGCGAGGCCGTCTCCTCGGCGATGTGGGAATGCCTGAACGCCACCTGGCACGCCCTCGCCGAGCAGCGCCGCGCGGCCCGCCGTACGGGCCCCTACGGCTATCTGGAGCTCGTCCGCAGCCGCGCGGCCCTCTTCTTCGGGCTCGCCGACTCCACGATGAGCCGCGACGACAGCTGGCGGTTCGTCGTCCTGGGCCGCAGCCTGGAGCGCGTGGACATGACCGTACGGCTGCTGTCCGTGCGCGTGCTGGACGCCGCCCACGCGCCCGACTGGCCGACCCTGCTGAGCGCGTCCGGCGCCGACGAGGCGTACGCGCGCGTGTACGGCGGTTTCGGCGACACCCCGAGAGTGGCCGAATTCCTGCTTCTGGACCGGGACTTCCCGCGCTCGGCGTTGCACGCCCTCACCACCGCCGAGGAGTGCCTGAGCGCGCTCGGCCGCCCCCGCCAGGACCCGGCCCGCCGGCCCATCGGCCGGCTGCGCACCCGTCTCGAATACCTCGACACCCACGCCCTGGAAGAACAACTGCCGCTGCTGCTACGGGACTTGCAGACCGCCTGCATGGCCTCGGCGGAGGCGGTCGCCGAGCGGTTCTTCCCGTACCAGGGGCCCGTCGTGTGGGCCCAGGAAGGAGCGTGA
- a CDS encoding transglutaminase family protein yields MSANSTRRLRIRHTTHVSYAQAAVSSHNEVRMTPLTLPGQTTLDARVTIRPAATTWSYWDYWGTQVTAFELMDPHADLTITASSLVETSPPADLPASPAWAEITERTAASRLLEFAGPTVRTTVPPKLVKKARKAAAGLDPHETVVAVSSLVADRVSYLPGVTGVNTSAAEAWEQGAGVCQDIAHVTIALLRGLGLPTRYVSGYLHPEREAELHRPVAGQSHAWVEYWAGDWHGYDPTNRTRADESHVVVGRGRDYDDVTPHKGIYRGVAGGPPEVTVEFTRVA; encoded by the coding sequence ATGAGCGCCAACAGCACCCGCAGGCTCCGTATCCGCCACACCACCCACGTCTCCTACGCGCAGGCGGCGGTCTCTTCCCACAACGAGGTCCGGATGACCCCGCTCACACTGCCCGGACAGACCACCCTGGACGCCCGGGTGACCATCCGCCCGGCGGCCACGACCTGGTCGTACTGGGACTACTGGGGCACCCAGGTCACCGCCTTCGAGCTGATGGACCCGCACGCGGACCTCACCATCACGGCGTCCAGCCTGGTGGAGACGTCCCCGCCGGCCGACCTGCCGGCCTCCCCCGCCTGGGCGGAGATCACCGAACGCACGGCCGCCTCCCGTCTGCTGGAGTTCGCGGGCCCCACGGTCCGTACGACGGTCCCGCCGAAGCTGGTGAAGAAGGCGCGGAAGGCGGCCGCGGGCCTGGACCCGCACGAGACGGTCGTGGCCGTCTCCTCGCTGGTCGCCGACCGGGTGTCCTACCTCCCCGGCGTCACCGGCGTGAACACCTCGGCCGCCGAGGCCTGGGAGCAGGGCGCGGGCGTCTGCCAGGACATCGCGCACGTCACGATCGCCCTGCTGCGGGGCCTCGGGCTGCCGACGCGGTACGTCTCCGGCTATCTCCACCCCGAGCGGGAGGCGGAGCTGCACCGCCCGGTGGCGGGGCAGAGCCACGCCTGGGTCGAGTACTGGGCGGGCGACTGGCACGGCTACGACCCCACGAACCGGACCCGGGCCGACGAGTCCCACGTCGTGGTCGGCCGGGGCCGCGACTACGACGACGTCACCCCGCACAAGGGCATCTACCGGGGGGTCGCCGGAGGACCGCCGGAGGTGACGGTGGAGTTCACGCGGGTGGCGTGA
- a CDS encoding peptidoglycan DD-metalloendopeptidase family protein, which translates to MVAPAVLAAAQKAAKVAKTAKKARQAASGGGGQGGGKDKDKDKSNLKLWLILGGSGGLLTFGGISLVTIILMGMIGGTGNGAVAAACGDYADNASAGNTGDAAATNPILPAGKMYMPSETARNEIPPKMILAAMRAAARYDGLDWGLIAGQMYQETKFGQDQSAAPGGKNSLGYMGILQFGTPAWKDYGADGNGDGKKDLYNIDDAAWAAANFLHAQKAETAPFKALQTYSGSTASNTIYPRVVITQATRYHGVLTGDQELIKRWYAHLKETVEKNPDFPTLGKQSDIPEPVGNNAQPSSALSIAATSPRSWSTPALDAGDEASSTTAMAPAAYTTSTFDTTGVTTVAFPAAKQPTGGAGWQWPLKEGTYTLGTKYHENGSMWSLGYHTGLDLVATSGTPIYAPADGKIVHAGPGGSYGNETEIQHADGVITLYAHQTSIKVSVGQTVKRGDQIGTVGATGNVTGPHLHWEVRIPGVDNPFVAGQDSGPGMVDPQEWMKGRITANPDYGTVPGSSDKGKDAQYADCAQENGSAAVAPDGAGASGVIPDADDPVIRAVLGWAQRGIGVPYVFGAPRLQGQSPTSFDCSSFTQWAYYMASGGKINIGTTTYTQEPYLKKYEVPLSEAQPGDVIFFRPEGNGHSGHVGLVWDPKGHKIIHAPRPGKTVEFSKWDYQDEITGVYRVPIPQGTDPVEGNGTGQEKGA; encoded by the coding sequence ATGGTGGCACCCGCCGTACTGGCGGCCGCGCAGAAGGCCGCGAAGGTCGCCAAGACCGCCAAGAAGGCCCGTCAGGCCGCGTCCGGGGGAGGCGGTCAGGGCGGCGGCAAGGACAAGGACAAGGACAAGAGCAACCTCAAGCTCTGGCTCATCCTCGGCGGCAGCGGCGGACTGCTGACCTTCGGCGGCATATCCCTGGTGACCATCATCCTCATGGGCATGATCGGCGGGACGGGCAACGGCGCGGTCGCGGCCGCCTGTGGCGACTACGCCGACAACGCCAGCGCCGGCAACACCGGTGACGCCGCGGCCACCAACCCGATCCTGCCGGCCGGCAAGATGTACATGCCGAGCGAGACCGCGCGCAACGAGATACCGCCGAAGATGATCCTCGCCGCGATGCGCGCCGCCGCCCGCTACGACGGCCTCGACTGGGGGCTCATCGCCGGGCAGATGTACCAGGAGACCAAGTTCGGCCAGGACCAGTCGGCCGCGCCCGGCGGCAAGAACTCCCTCGGCTACATGGGCATCCTGCAGTTCGGCACCCCCGCCTGGAAGGACTACGGCGCCGACGGCAACGGCGACGGCAAGAAGGACCTCTACAACATCGACGACGCCGCCTGGGCCGCCGCCAACTTCCTGCACGCCCAGAAGGCGGAGACCGCTCCCTTCAAGGCGCTCCAGACCTACTCCGGCTCCACGGCCTCCAACACGATCTACCCGCGCGTCGTCATCACCCAGGCCACCCGCTACCACGGGGTGCTCACGGGCGATCAGGAGCTCATCAAGCGCTGGTACGCGCATCTGAAGGAGACCGTCGAGAAGAACCCCGACTTCCCCACGCTCGGGAAGCAGTCGGACATCCCGGAGCCGGTCGGCAACAACGCCCAGCCCAGTTCCGCCCTCAGCATCGCGGCGACCTCGCCCCGCTCGTGGTCCACCCCGGCGCTGGACGCGGGCGACGAGGCGTCGTCCACCACGGCCATGGCACCGGCCGCGTACACCACGAGCACCTTCGACACGACCGGCGTCACCACCGTCGCCTTCCCCGCGGCCAAGCAGCCCACCGGCGGCGCCGGCTGGCAGTGGCCCCTGAAGGAGGGCACCTACACCCTCGGCACCAAGTACCACGAGAACGGCAGCATGTGGAGCCTCGGCTACCACACCGGCCTCGACCTCGTGGCGACCTCCGGCACCCCGATCTACGCCCCGGCCGACGGCAAGATCGTCCACGCGGGCCCCGGCGGCTCGTACGGCAACGAGACGGAGATCCAGCACGCCGACGGCGTCATCACGCTCTACGCCCACCAGACCTCGATCAAGGTGTCCGTCGGACAGACCGTCAAGCGCGGCGACCAGATCGGCACGGTCGGCGCGACCGGCAACGTCACCGGACCCCACCTGCACTGGGAGGTGCGGATCCCCGGGGTCGACAACCCGTTCGTCGCCGGCCAGGACTCGGGTCCCGGCATGGTCGACCCCCAGGAGTGGATGAAGGGCCGGATCACCGCCAACCCGGACTACGGCACCGTCCCGGGCTCCAGCGACAAGGGCAAGGACGCCCAGTACGCCGACTGCGCGCAGGAGAACGGCAGCGCGGCCGTCGCGCCCGACGGCGCCGGCGCCTCCGGTGTCATCCCCGACGCCGACGACCCCGTGATCCGTGCGGTCCTCGGCTGGGCCCAGCGCGGCATCGGCGTCCCCTACGTGTTCGGCGCCCCGCGGCTGCAAGGCCAGAGCCCCACCAGCTTCGACTGCTCCAGCTTCACGCAGTGGGCCTACTACATGGCCAGCGGCGGGAAGATCAACATCGGCACGACCACGTACACCCAGGAGCCCTACCTCAAGAAGTACGAGGTCCCGCTCTCCGAGGCCCAGCCCGGCGACGTCATCTTCTTCCGGCCGGAGGGCAACGGCCACTCCGGTCACGTGGGCCTGGTCTGGGACCCCAAGGGCCACAAGATCATCCATGCTCCGCGTCCGGGCAAGACGGTCGAGTTCAGCAAGTGGGACTACCAGGACGAGATCACCGGCGTCTACCGCGTCCCGATCCCTCAGGGCACGGACCCGGTCGAGGGCAACGGCACGGGTCAAGAGAAGGGCGCCTGA
- a CDS encoding outer membrane protein assembly factor BamB family protein yields MATPRHFLPACAAGTVMSLGLLTGCGGGDGPADPEATGQARPRASASTAPQARYPGEPIPGLATKPAWSLAPRSDAVRRCGGDAALPAEKQNETGRCAVGDAFLLVEDLSAPVAVGETQPQTTRFLAHLYDAATGKERRSFTVTCTYDPSGGDAPQPATRVQVGTWRDGSPAVLIRDCENTEAGGPDKAAATTVYTMYAPSGTKLGSSAYAGEDHAGLPVVRGHVLLPGDAHEARTLAPIGGGQNLVLPAGAEPLDTGRGYATRGTGVNEPLSVIDQGTGRTLWTTTDLTPPDGVAEQNQNGEEPDAGLYPLHGDRAILVWSASGSDDAVLTTVDLRTGATLAVGPRTRLKQFTQDAGPVVSPDGETAVVNFAEGAVAWDTRTGAELWRQDADGKDVRPRTVTPGGVLYAELDQEDAALAMRTGKPLGPLPQDVDVPLEFTGNGYTLVTAGEALFAFAATKT; encoded by the coding sequence GTGGCGACCCCGCGACACTTCCTGCCGGCCTGCGCCGCCGGGACCGTCATGTCCCTGGGACTCCTCACCGGCTGCGGAGGCGGTGACGGTCCGGCGGACCCGGAGGCGACCGGCCAGGCCCGACCCCGGGCGTCGGCCTCCACGGCCCCACAGGCGCGCTACCCGGGAGAACCGATCCCCGGCCTCGCCACGAAGCCCGCGTGGAGCCTCGCCCCGCGGAGCGACGCGGTCCGGCGATGCGGCGGCGACGCAGCCCTGCCCGCCGAGAAGCAGAACGAGACCGGCCGCTGCGCCGTCGGCGACGCCTTCCTCCTCGTCGAGGACCTGTCCGCTCCGGTGGCCGTCGGCGAGACGCAGCCGCAGACCACCCGCTTCCTCGCCCACCTCTACGACGCGGCCACCGGCAAGGAACGCAGGTCCTTCACGGTCACCTGCACCTATGACCCGTCCGGCGGCGACGCCCCGCAACCCGCCACGCGGGTCCAGGTGGGCACCTGGCGGGACGGCTCGCCGGCCGTCCTGATCCGCGACTGCGAGAACACCGAGGCGGGCGGCCCGGACAAGGCCGCCGCCACGACCGTCTACACCATGTACGCGCCGAGCGGCACGAAGCTCGGCAGCTCCGCCTACGCCGGCGAGGACCACGCCGGACTGCCGGTCGTGCGAGGACATGTGTTGCTGCCCGGCGACGCCCACGAGGCTCGCACCCTCGCCCCGATCGGCGGCGGCCAGAACCTCGTCCTGCCCGCCGGGGCCGAACCGCTCGACACCGGCCGGGGATACGCGACCCGGGGCACCGGCGTGAACGAGCCGCTGTCCGTGATCGACCAGGGCACCGGCAGAACGCTGTGGACCACGACGGACCTCACCCCGCCCGACGGCGTGGCCGAGCAGAACCAGAACGGCGAGGAACCCGACGCCGGCCTCTACCCCCTGCACGGTGACCGGGCGATCCTCGTCTGGTCGGCGAGCGGCTCCGATGACGCGGTGCTCACCACCGTCGACCTGCGCACCGGCGCCACCCTGGCCGTGGGCCCGCGCACCAGGCTCAAGCAGTTCACCCAGGACGCCGGCCCCGTCGTCTCGCCGGACGGAGAGACGGCCGTCGTCAACTTCGCCGAGGGCGCGGTGGCGTGGGACACACGGACCGGCGCCGAGCTGTGGCGGCAGGACGCCGACGGCAAGGACGTCCGGCCGCGGACGGTGACACCCGGCGGCGTCCTGTACGCGGAGCTCGACCAGGAGGATGCCGCCCTGGCGATGCGGACCGGGAAACCGCTCGGCCCGCTTCCCCAGGACGTGGACGTCCCCCTGGAGTTCACCGGTAACGGCTACACGCTCGTCACCGCCGGCGAAGCGCTCTTCGCCTTCGCGGCGACGAAGACCTGA
- a CDS encoding LPXTG cell wall anchor domain-containing protein — protein sequence MSARSVAARRIRTVAATAVVTAVAGTAFVPATAVAADKAGEHALRMTLGAPTPDAPLKRGGSTESMILTVANSSDKAQEFSAWMPGEPNGPSPVLKDSIVFDVTAVDAPATKSAIGHQDGFFQGLFFPASGNASSTFSVPAKTEFTWKVTVGLGASYPTNDGDFTLHAGRLVGDIDDAPARNTVVFKTDPQIKPGKLNQAWVRNDNAVARPGRRAGLLLETRADGPGEFPAELHRTVSAKGFRQGAGHPDFILEAKIDGKIVKLKESDESEWELPDLPKGFGAASGLAIIDLYLSLGEHSDIKKDTAVPLESLISMDDSGYFNAITTKVTAGPAKTTPSSPSATPSATPSTPASQSPSASATPSASESTSAATTTGGTTGGTTTTSATGSLANTGSGSGLYGSLAAVLLAVGGAAAWFGTRRRRTARV from the coding sequence ATGTCCGCTCGTTCCGTCGCCGCCCGCCGCATCCGCACCGTGGCCGCGACCGCCGTCGTCACCGCTGTCGCCGGCACCGCCTTCGTCCCGGCCACCGCCGTCGCCGCCGACAAGGCGGGCGAGCACGCGCTGAGGATGACGCTCGGCGCGCCCACCCCCGACGCCCCGCTCAAGCGTGGCGGGTCGACGGAGTCGATGATCCTGACGGTCGCCAACTCCTCCGACAAGGCACAGGAGTTCTCGGCCTGGATGCCGGGCGAGCCCAACGGCCCGAGCCCGGTGCTGAAGGACTCCATCGTCTTCGACGTGACCGCGGTCGACGCGCCCGCGACCAAGTCCGCCATCGGCCACCAGGACGGCTTCTTCCAGGGCCTGTTCTTCCCGGCCTCCGGCAACGCCTCGTCCACCTTCTCCGTCCCGGCGAAGACCGAGTTCACCTGGAAGGTCACCGTCGGCCTCGGCGCCTCCTACCCCACCAACGACGGTGACTTCACCCTCCACGCCGGCCGGCTGGTCGGCGACATCGACGACGCCCCGGCGCGCAACACCGTCGTCTTCAAGACCGACCCGCAGATCAAGCCGGGCAAGCTGAACCAGGCCTGGGTGCGAAACGACAACGCCGTCGCCCGCCCGGGCCGGCGCGCCGGCCTGCTGCTCGAGACCCGTGCCGACGGCCCCGGCGAGTTCCCCGCCGAGCTGCACCGCACCGTCTCCGCGAAGGGCTTCCGTCAGGGCGCGGGCCACCCCGACTTCATCCTCGAGGCCAAGATCGACGGCAAGATCGTGAAGCTGAAGGAGAGCGACGAGAGCGAGTGGGAGCTGCCCGACCTCCCGAAGGGCTTCGGCGCGGCCTCCGGCCTGGCGATCATCGACCTGTACCTCTCCCTGGGCGAGCACAGCGACATCAAGAAGGACACGGCCGTACCGCTGGAGTCGCTGATCTCCATGGATGACTCCGGATACTTCAACGCGATCACGACGAAGGTGACGGCCGGTCCGGCCAAGACCACCCCGAGCTCGCCGTCGGCGACCCCGTCGGCGACCCCGTCGACGCCGGCGTCGCAGTCCCCGTCCGCCTCCGCGACCCCGTCGGCGTCCGAGTCCACCTCCGCGGCCACCACCACGGGCGGCACGACCGGCGGCACCACGACCACGAGCGCGACCGGCTCGCTCGCCAACACCGGTTCGGGCAGCGGCCTTTACGGCTCCCTCGCCGCCGTCCTCCTGGCGGTCGGCGGTGCGGCGGCGTGGTTCGGCACGCGTCGTCGGCGGACGGCCCGCGTCTGA
- a CDS encoding type IV secretory system conjugative DNA transfer family protein, with product MTAEQQKKPRAEDDWTFEIVIAVAVVLLVGAGAWLAAKIGAGYADEPAPASNPLTFLVEVIKGDYSWPGSAASAVAAGEAVVVGILGLAAYRVRERLRNKPKVDGAAKHLAQGEELGKLTMKGAAATAERLGVQSSTPGVFIGRSVKGRQPLYGSYEDMHVDIWGPRTGKTTRRAIPAILDGPGAVLVTSNKRDIVDATRGPRTARGPVWVFDPQQVAQEEPSWWWNPLSYVTDVAKARKMADHFASGSRDAGASTDAFFDPAGQDLLANLLLAAACAKAPITQIYTWLSNPKDDAPERILRGAGHAMSADGLSGVINAPDKQRSGIYGVAQQMASCLVNPEVNRWVTPPADEYAGEFDPHEFVRGGGTLYSLSREGRDSAGPLVTALTVAVVEAAEEYATTQRGGRLPLPLVGVLDEAANVCRWRSLPDLYSHYGSRGIILMTILQSWAQGIEVWGERGMEKLWSAANVRVYGGGVSDTRFLGDLSELAGEFELREYQTSRESEFGGWSGNRAISESTRRERVLQVSDLGAMPPGRALVLASGTKPVLVETVPWWEGAYAAEVQASLKKYDPGAR from the coding sequence GTGACCGCAGAACAGCAGAAGAAGCCCCGCGCCGAGGACGACTGGACCTTCGAGATCGTCATCGCCGTCGCGGTCGTGCTCCTCGTCGGCGCCGGTGCCTGGCTGGCGGCGAAGATCGGGGCCGGGTACGCCGACGAGCCCGCGCCGGCCTCCAATCCGCTGACGTTCCTCGTCGAGGTGATCAAGGGCGACTACAGCTGGCCGGGATCGGCGGCCAGTGCCGTCGCGGCCGGGGAGGCGGTGGTGGTCGGGATCCTCGGCCTGGCCGCCTACCGGGTGCGGGAGCGGCTGCGGAACAAGCCCAAGGTGGACGGCGCCGCCAAGCATCTCGCGCAGGGCGAGGAGCTCGGCAAGCTGACCATGAAGGGCGCCGCCGCCACCGCCGAGCGCCTGGGCGTGCAGTCGAGCACGCCCGGCGTGTTCATCGGACGGTCCGTCAAGGGGCGCCAGCCGCTGTACGGGTCGTACGAGGACATGCACGTCGACATCTGGGGTCCGCGGACCGGTAAGACGACCCGGCGTGCCATCCCGGCCATCCTCGACGGGCCCGGCGCCGTCCTCGTCACCTCCAACAAGCGGGACATCGTGGACGCGACCCGGGGGCCGCGGACCGCGCGCGGGCCGGTGTGGGTGTTCGACCCGCAGCAGGTCGCGCAGGAGGAGCCGAGCTGGTGGTGGAACCCGCTGTCGTACGTCACCGACGTCGCCAAGGCCCGCAAGATGGCCGACCACTTCGCCAGCGGCTCGCGTGACGCGGGCGCCTCCACCGACGCCTTCTTCGACCCGGCCGGCCAGGACCTGCTCGCCAACCTGCTGCTCGCCGCCGCCTGCGCCAAGGCGCCGATCACCCAGATCTACACCTGGCTGTCCAACCCCAAGGACGACGCCCCGGAGCGGATCCTGCGCGGCGCCGGACACGCCATGTCCGCCGACGGGCTGTCCGGTGTCATCAACGCCCCCGACAAGCAGCGCAGCGGCATCTACGGCGTTGCCCAGCAGATGGCGTCCTGCCTGGTCAATCCCGAGGTCAACCGGTGGGTCACCCCGCCCGCCGACGAGTACGCGGGGGAGTTCGACCCGCACGAGTTCGTCCGCGGCGGCGGCACCCTGTACTCGCTGAGCCGGGAGGGGCGCGACTCCGCCGGGCCGCTCGTGACCGCGCTCACCGTCGCCGTCGTCGAGGCCGCCGAGGAGTACGCCACCACCCAGCGCGGCGGCCGGCTGCCCCTGCCCCTCGTCGGCGTCCTCGACGAGGCGGCCAACGTCTGCCGCTGGCGTTCCCTGCCCGACCTGTACTCCCACTACGGCTCGCGCGGCATCATCCTGATGACGATTCTGCAGTCCTGGGCGCAGGGCATCGAGGTGTGGGGCGAGCGCGGCATGGAGAAGCTGTGGTCCGCCGCGAACGTCCGCGTGTACGGCGGCGGCGTCTCCGACACCCGCTTCCTGGGCGACCTGAGCGAACTGGCCGGCGAGTTCGAGCTGCGTGAGTACCAGACCAGCCGGGAGTCGGAGTTCGGCGGCTGGTCCGGCAACCGCGCGATCAGCGAGTCCACGCGCCGCGAACGCGTCCTTCAGGTCTCCGACCTCGGCGCCATGCCCCCCGGCCGGGCCCTCGTCCTCGCCTCCGGCACCAAGCCGGTGCTGGTCGAGACGGTCCCGTGGTGGGAGGGCGCGTACGCCGCCGAGGTCCAGGCGTCGCTGAAGAAGTACGACCCCGGGGCGCGTTGA
- a CDS encoding substrate-binding domain-containing protein: MRRIAIAVVASTMSLSLAGCGMLGASGTSSDATPTRSDDITVGVLMPEETNTRYAEFDYPIIKKKVAELTQNKGRTEYANAAGETKTQNTQMQKMIDEKVDIILLDAVDAKEVAPMVKKAKDANIPVIAYDRLAQGPIDAYVSFDNELVGQVQGRTLAEAIGSPSTADKIVMVNGSPTDPNAGQFKQGALSELNGRVTIAKSYDTDKWSPEVAQAEMTKAIDEIGKNNIAGVYSANDAMAGGIIKAFEAAGMSDSDLPPITGQDAELAAVQRIITGEQYMSVYKPYPAMAAAAAEAAVAKVQGRDLQFEALTRDKVDSPTDKDIPAKLQTVVALTKSNIKTTVLADGIFTVAQICTTKYKAACEALKLT; this comes from the coding sequence ATGCGTCGTATCGCCATAGCTGTGGTCGCCTCCACGATGTCCCTCTCGCTCGCCGGGTGCGGGATGCTGGGGGCTTCGGGGACCAGCAGCGACGCGACACCGACCCGGAGCGACGACATCACGGTGGGCGTCCTGATGCCGGAGGAGACGAACACCCGGTACGCGGAGTTCGACTACCCCATCATCAAGAAGAAGGTCGCCGAGCTCACGCAGAACAAGGGCAGGACCGAGTACGCGAACGCCGCCGGGGAAACCAAGACGCAGAACACCCAGATGCAGAAGATGATCGACGAGAAGGTCGACATCATCCTGCTGGACGCCGTCGACGCGAAGGAGGTCGCGCCCATGGTGAAGAAGGCCAAGGACGCGAACATCCCCGTCATCGCCTACGACCGCCTCGCCCAGGGTCCGATCGACGCGTACGTGTCCTTCGACAACGAGCTCGTCGGCCAGGTGCAGGGCCGCACCCTCGCGGAGGCCATCGGCAGTCCCAGCACCGCGGACAAGATCGTCATGGTGAACGGCTCGCCCACCGACCCGAACGCCGGGCAGTTCAAGCAGGGCGCGCTCAGCGAGCTCAACGGCCGGGTCACGATCGCGAAGTCGTACGACACCGACAAGTGGAGCCCGGAGGTCGCCCAGGCCGAAATGACGAAGGCGATCGACGAGATCGGCAAGAACAACATCGCCGGTGTCTACTCCGCCAACGACGCCATGGCCGGCGGCATCATCAAGGCCTTCGAGGCGGCGGGCATGAGCGACAGCGACCTGCCCCCGATCACCGGGCAGGACGCGGAGCTGGCGGCCGTGCAGCGGATCATCACCGGCGAGCAGTACATGAGCGTCTACAAGCCGTACCCCGCCATGGCCGCGGCCGCGGCCGAGGCGGCCGTCGCCAAGGTCCAGGGCCGCGACCTCCAGTTCGAGGCCCTCACCCGCGACAAGGTCGACAGCCCGACCGACAAGGACATCCCGGCCAAGCTGCAGACCGTGGTCGCGCTGACGAAGAGCAACATCAAGACGACCGTCCTCGCCGACGGCATCTTCACGGTCGCCCAGATCTGCACCACCAAGTACAAGGCCGCCTGCGAGGCCCTCAAGCTGACCTGA
- a CDS encoding DUF4913 domain-containing protein produces MPGTEEVSEEPEFYFADVFVFVSDYLAQMIRRRVNGTSATWCPRWWEHPEAGARLSALWLAWEHLRQDPALGMSTWWLHHADPHLRVLMDADSGPFAACSPKDGHTAYPFDPLPVDPRPE; encoded by the coding sequence ATGCCTGGCACCGAAGAGGTCTCCGAGGAGCCGGAGTTCTACTTCGCGGACGTCTTCGTCTTCGTCTCCGACTACCTCGCCCAGATGATCCGGCGCCGGGTCAACGGCACGTCGGCCACCTGGTGTCCGCGGTGGTGGGAACATCCCGAGGCCGGCGCCCGGCTGTCCGCGCTCTGGCTGGCCTGGGAACACCTGCGCCAGGACCCGGCGCTCGGCATGTCGACCTGGTGGCTGCACCACGCCGACCCGCATCTGCGGGTTCTGATGGACGCCGACTCGGGCCCGTTCGCGGCCTGTTCGCCCAAGGACGGCCACACGGCGTACCCGTTCGACCCGCTGCCGGTGGATCCGCGACCGGAGTGA